In the Pelomicrobium methylotrophicum genome, one interval contains:
- a CDS encoding endonuclease/exonuclease/phosphatase family protein, whose product MTDTLHVATYNIHKGFSHFNRRVVVHELRERLHALGADVIFLQEVVGAHDRHAERFDDWPVKPQYEFLADAVWIDFAYGKNAVYDGGHHGNAILSRFPIVSWENEDVSTHRFERRGLLHCEIRVPGWARPLHCVCVHLGLFARGRTRQLRALERRIREMVPEDAPLVIAGDFNDWQGRASRILVDSLELREVFELTRGRAARSFPSALPLFRLDRIYVRGFHVKHAHVHHGPPWSRISDHAALSATMIRL is encoded by the coding sequence ATGACCGACACGCTGCACGTTGCCACCTACAACATCCACAAGGGATTTTCCCACTTCAACCGCCGCGTGGTGGTCCACGAGCTGCGGGAGCGTCTCCATGCCCTGGGCGCGGACGTCATTTTCCTGCAGGAGGTGGTGGGAGCCCATGACCGCCACGCCGAGCGGTTTGACGACTGGCCCGTCAAACCGCAATACGAATTCCTGGCCGACGCCGTCTGGATCGATTTCGCCTACGGCAAGAACGCTGTGTACGACGGGGGCCATCACGGCAATGCGATTCTGTCCCGCTTCCCGATCGTGAGCTGGGAGAACGAGGACGTTTCCACCCACCGCTTCGAACGGCGCGGCCTTCTCCATTGCGAAATTCGCGTGCCCGGTTGGGCGCGCCCCCTGCACTGCGTGTGTGTGCATCTGGGGCTTTTCGCCCGCGGGCGCACGCGCCAGCTGAGGGCGCTTGAGCGGCGCATCCGGGAAATGGTGCCGGAAGACGCACCGCTCGTCATCGCGGGGGATTTCAACGACTGGCAGGGCAGGGCGAGCCGGATTCTGGTGGACTCCCTCGAGCTCAGGGAGGTCTTCGAACTCACCCGCGGCCGGGCTGCCCGCAGTTTTCCATCGGCGCTGCCCCTGTTCCGGCTGGACCGCATCTACGTGCGGGGCTTCCACGTCAAGCACGCCCATGTCCATCACGGACCTCCCTGGTCCAGGATCTCCGACCATGCGGCGCTGTCCGCCACGATGATCCGCCTGTAG
- the nadA gene encoding quinolinate synthase NadA translates to MPTAAIAFDAFQRLADEDCEARIVAAKAALGKRAVILGHHYQRADVYKHADLTGDSLKLSRLAASTAADYIVFCGVHFMAEVADILSRPEQISILPDLNAGCSMADMANLAKVERAWRELSEVFDPDEQVTPVTYINSAADLKAFCGEHGGIVCTSTNARKILEWSFAQQPKVLFFPDQHLGRWTGHKMGIPLEEMPVWDPDEPMGGLEVEQIRKAKILLWKGHCSVHQMFQASHILRYKSQYPDAIVISHPECNFDVCRLSDYVGSTEFIIKTIAEAPPGTRWLVGTELNLVNRIAEQFKPEGKIVQFMAPTVCMCSTMARIDPQHLAWTLENLVQGKVVNQITVPEEEAALARLALERMLQVS, encoded by the coding sequence GTGCCGACGGCTGCCATTGCGTTCGACGCCTTCCAACGCCTCGCCGACGAGGACTGCGAGGCCCGCATCGTGGCCGCCAAGGCCGCGCTCGGAAAGCGGGCCGTCATCCTGGGTCACCATTACCAGCGGGCCGACGTCTACAAGCACGCCGACCTGACCGGGGATTCGCTCAAGCTCTCGCGGCTTGCTGCCAGTACCGCCGCCGACTATATCGTCTTTTGCGGCGTGCACTTCATGGCCGAGGTGGCGGACATCCTCAGCCGTCCCGAGCAGATCTCGATCCTGCCTGATCTCAATGCCGGCTGCTCCATGGCCGACATGGCGAATCTGGCGAAGGTGGAGCGCGCGTGGAGGGAGCTTTCCGAAGTCTTCGACCCGGATGAGCAGGTGACGCCGGTGACTTATATCAATTCTGCGGCCGACTTGAAGGCGTTCTGCGGCGAACACGGCGGCATCGTGTGCACTTCCACCAACGCTCGCAAGATCCTCGAGTGGTCGTTTGCCCAGCAGCCCAAGGTCCTATTCTTCCCGGACCAGCATCTGGGACGTTGGACCGGCCACAAGATGGGGATTCCCCTGGAAGAGATGCCCGTGTGGGATCCGGACGAGCCCATGGGAGGGCTTGAGGTTGAGCAAATCCGCAAGGCCAAGATCCTGCTCTGGAAGGGCCATTGCTCGGTGCACCAGATGTTCCAGGCAAGCCATATCCTGCGTTACAAGAGCCAGTACCCGGATGCCATCGTCATTTCGCATCCTGAGTGCAACTTCGATGTCTGCCGGCTATCGGATTACGTGGGCTCCACGGAGTTCATCATCAAGACCATCGCCGAGGCGCCGCCGGGGACCCGCTGGCTCGTGGGGACGGAACTCAACCTGGTAAACCGCATCGCCGAGCAGTTCAAGCCCGAGGGCAAGATCGTGCAGTTCATGGCGCCGACGGTCTGCATGTGCTCCACCATGGCGCGCATCGACCCGCAGCATCTCGCGTGGACGCTGGAGAACCTGGTGCAGGGAAAGGTCGTCAACCAAATCACCGTGCCCGAGGAAGAGGCTGCCCTTGCCCGCCTTGCCTTGGAGCGCATGCTCCAGGTCTCCTGA
- the nudB gene encoding dihydroneopterin triphosphate diphosphatase produces MSYKIPVSVLVLIHTPALEVLLLERADRPGFWQSVTGSQNPGETLEQTARREVSEETGLDPDRYPLADWGITNRYEIFKEWRHRYPPGVTHNTEHVFAMEVPGPLPVQVAPREHLGYVWLPYREAAQKVFSWSNRDAILLLPQRAGKP; encoded by the coding sequence GTGAGCTACAAGATTCCCGTCTCGGTCCTGGTGCTGATCCACACGCCGGCGCTGGAAGTGCTGCTGCTCGAGCGGGCCGACCGGCCCGGCTTCTGGCAGTCGGTCACCGGGAGCCAGAACCCGGGCGAGACCCTGGAGCAGACGGCGCGGCGGGAAGTGAGCGAAGAGACAGGGCTGGACCCCGATCGCTATCCTCTGGCGGACTGGGGGATCACGAATCGCTACGAGATCTTCAAGGAATGGCGACACCGCTACCCGCCCGGTGTCACTCACAACACGGAGCATGTGTTTGCGATGGAGGTCCCGGGCCCGCTGCCGGTTCAGGTGGCGCCCCGCGAACACTTGGGATATGTGTGGCTGCCTTACCGGGAGGCGGCGCAAAAGGTCTTTTCGTGGAGCAACCGAGACGCTATCCTTTTGCTCCCCCAGCGGGCGGGGAAACCCTGA
- the aspS gene encoding aspartate--tRNA ligase, producing the protein MRTTYCGLISRQHIGQEVTLCGWVHRRRDHGGVIFIDLRDREGLVQIVCDPARPEPFRVADSVRNEYVLRVTGRVRERPAGTANPNIGSGEVEVLAHAVEVLNPSLPPPFLMDDDSISEQVRLEYRVLDLRRPQMQKNLRLRHRVAMAVRRFLDQHGFIDIETPMLTRSTPEGARDFLVPSRLHAGEFYALPQSPQLFKQLLMMAGFDRYYQIVKCFRDEDLRADRQPEFTQIDVETSFLDVPEITALMESMIRSVFKTVMEIDLPDPFPRLTYDEAMALYGSDKPDLRIPLKLTELTDVMRDVEFKVFRDAAHLADGRVAALCVPGGGELTRKEIDDYTDYVKLFGAKGLAYIKVNAVEKGSEGLQSPILKFLSLQAIQAILQRTGAKDGDLIFFGADRAKVVNESLGALRLKLGHDKNLVEPGWRPLWVVDFPMFEWDDEEKRWTALHHPFTSPAAGHEDLLECDPGRARSKAYDMVLNGWEIGGGSVRIHRQDVQSKVFRALAISPEEAEQKFGFLLRALQYGAPPHGGIAFGLDRIVALMAGADSIRDVIAFPKTQRGQCLLTRAPSPVDEKQLRELHIRVRRPETAKA; encoded by the coding sequence ATGCGAACGACGTATTGCGGATTGATCAGCCGCCAGCACATAGGCCAAGAAGTCACGCTCTGCGGTTGGGTGCATCGGCGCCGCGACCATGGCGGTGTCATCTTCATCGACCTGCGCGACCGCGAAGGCTTGGTCCAGATCGTATGCGACCCGGCGCGGCCGGAGCCGTTCCGGGTGGCCGATTCCGTGCGCAACGAGTACGTGCTGCGGGTCACAGGTCGGGTGCGTGAAAGGCCCGCTGGCACGGCCAATCCCAACATCGGCAGCGGGGAAGTGGAGGTCCTGGCCCACGCCGTTGAGGTGCTCAATCCCTCCCTCCCGCCGCCGTTTCTCATGGACGACGATTCCATCAGCGAACAGGTGCGCCTGGAATATCGCGTGCTGGACCTGCGACGGCCCCAGATGCAGAAGAACCTGCGCCTGCGCCACCGGGTGGCGATGGCGGTGCGTCGCTTTCTGGACCAGCATGGCTTTATTGACATCGAGACGCCGATGCTCACACGCTCGACGCCGGAAGGCGCCCGGGACTTCCTGGTGCCAAGCCGCCTCCACGCGGGCGAGTTCTACGCGCTGCCCCAGTCGCCCCAGTTGTTCAAGCAGCTGCTCATGATGGCAGGCTTCGACCGCTACTACCAGATCGTCAAGTGCTTCCGTGACGAGGACCTGCGCGCGGACCGTCAGCCGGAGTTCACCCAGATCGACGTGGAGACGTCCTTCCTCGACGTGCCGGAGATCACCGCCCTCATGGAGAGCATGATCCGCAGCGTGTTCAAGACAGTCATGGAGATCGATCTGCCGGACCCGTTCCCGCGCCTCACTTACGATGAGGCCATGGCGCTCTACGGATCCGACAAGCCGGACCTGCGCATTCCTTTGAAGCTGACCGAGCTCACCGACGTCATGCGCGACGTGGAATTCAAGGTGTTTCGCGACGCGGCGCATCTCGCAGACGGCCGGGTGGCCGCGCTTTGCGTGCCTGGAGGCGGCGAGCTCACGCGCAAGGAAATCGACGACTACACGGACTACGTCAAGCTATTCGGCGCCAAGGGCCTCGCCTACATCAAGGTGAACGCGGTCGAGAAGGGGAGCGAGGGCCTCCAGTCGCCGATCCTGAAGTTCCTTTCGCTGCAGGCGATCCAGGCGATCCTCCAGCGAACCGGGGCGAAGGACGGGGATTTGATCTTCTTCGGGGCCGATCGCGCCAAGGTGGTGAACGAGTCTCTCGGAGCGCTGCGGCTCAAACTTGGCCACGACAAAAACTTGGTAGAGCCCGGCTGGCGGCCCCTGTGGGTCGTGGATTTTCCCATGTTCGAGTGGGACGATGAGGAGAAGCGCTGGACGGCGCTGCACCACCCCTTCACCTCGCCCGCGGCGGGGCATGAGGACCTGTTGGAATGCGATCCCGGGCGCGCCCGCTCCAAGGCCTACGACATGGTGCTGAACGGCTGGGAGATCGGCGGCGGCTCCGTGCGTATCCATCGCCAGGACGTACAGTCGAAGGTGTTTCGCGCCTTGGCGATCAGTCCAGAGGAGGCGGAGCAGAAGTTCGGGTTCCTGTTGCGGGCGCTCCAGTACGGCGCGCCACCCCACGGGGGCATCGCCTTCGGGCTGGACCGGATCGTGGCGCTGATGGCGGGGGCGGATTCGATCCGTGACGTGATCGCGTTCCCCAAGACCCAGCGGGGTCAGTGCCTGCTCACCCGTGCGCCGAGCCCGGTGGACGAGAAGCAGTTGCGCGAGCTGCACATCCGCGTGCGCCGGCCGGAGACGGCGAAGGCGTGA
- a CDS encoding DUF502 domain-containing protein: protein MKKYLVTGLLIWIPLGITLWVLHLLVSTMDQTLLLLPESWQPERWLGFRIPGLGVILSLVVVFATGIFATNVIGQRLIDYWEGLLGRIPVVKSIYYSVKQVSDSLFSSQGVAFRKALLIQYPRPGAWTIAFLTGRPGGDVANYLQGEYVSVYVPTTPNPTSGFFLMLPKSDVVELNLSVDAALKYIVSMGVVAPGAKPVADDRRRGPGDRPEQARVA from the coding sequence ATGAAAAAATACCTGGTCACCGGGCTGCTGATCTGGATACCGCTCGGGATCACGCTGTGGGTGCTGCACCTGCTGGTCAGCACCATGGACCAAACGCTGCTCCTGCTGCCCGAGTCGTGGCAGCCGGAGCGGTGGCTGGGATTTCGAATCCCCGGTCTGGGGGTGATCCTCTCCCTGGTGGTGGTGTTCGCCACGGGGATTTTTGCCACGAACGTCATCGGACAACGCCTGATCGACTATTGGGAGGGACTGCTTGGCCGCATCCCCGTGGTGAAGTCCATCTACTACAGCGTCAAGCAGGTGAGCGACTCCCTCTTCTCCAGCCAGGGAGTGGCGTTCCGCAAAGCGCTGTTGATCCAGTACCCCCGGCCTGGGGCGTGGACAATCGCCTTTCTCACCGGCAGGCCGGGCGGTGATGTGGCCAATTATCTGCAGGGCGAATACGTGAGCGTCTATGTGCCGACGACGCCCAACCCCACTTCTGGCTTCTTCCTGATGCTGCCGAAGAGCGACGTGGTCGAGCTCAACCTGAGCGTCGACGCGGCACTCAAGTACATCGTCTCGATGGGCGTGGTCGCTCCTGGCGCGAAGCCGGTTGCGGATGACCGTCGCCGCGGCCCAGGGGATCGGCCGGAGCAGGCCCGGGTCGCGTAA
- a CDS encoding FmdB family zinc ribbon protein produces the protein MPIYEYRCSSCGFQSEYLQKVGEPLLTVCPECGQESFNKLLTAAGFQLKGTGWYVTDFKNSGSKPAAKSESKEESKAGHACGAGACGCAALKAEA, from the coding sequence ATGCCGATCTACGAATACCGCTGCTCGTCGTGTGGCTTTCAGAGCGAGTACCTGCAAAAGGTCGGGGAGCCGCTGCTGACCGTGTGTCCCGAGTGCGGCCAGGAGTCGTTCAACAAGTTGCTGACCGCGGCAGGGTTTCAGCTCAAGGGCACGGGCTGGTATGTCACTGATTTCAAGAACAGCGGCTCCAAGCCCGCGGCGAAGTCGGAGTCGAAGGAAGAGTCCAAAGCGGGCCACGCCTGCGGCGCCGGCGCATGCGGCTGCGCCGCACTCAAGGCGGAGGCATGA
- a CDS encoding bifunctional enoyl-CoA hydratase/phosphate acetyltransferase — protein MTQPFGRCQPLIDQARARGPVVTAVVYPVSREGVLGAVESARLGLIRPLLVGPGEAIRRAAAEAGADLAGCTLIEEADPVACATRAAALVRSGEAEVIMKGSLHTDELMGVVVSREAGLRTHRRISHVFVMDVAAYPKLLLITDAAVNIAPGLTTKRDIVQNAVGVAQVIGVEVPRVALLSAVETVNPDIPSTVEAAALCKMADRGQITGAILDGPLAFDNAISADAAKTKGITSPVSGQADVLVVPNLEAGNMLYKQLVYLSGALAAGVVVGARVPVVLTSRADTPASRIASTAVACLLARARTAQAE, from the coding sequence GTGACCCAACCCTTCGGCCGCTGTCAACCTCTGATCGACCAAGCCCGCGCCCGTGGCCCCGTGGTCACCGCCGTCGTCTATCCTGTGAGCCGCGAAGGCGTGCTCGGGGCGGTCGAATCGGCCCGGCTGGGCCTCATCCGGCCCTTGCTCGTGGGGCCGGGTGAGGCCATCCGCCGGGCGGCCGCCGAGGCGGGGGCGGATCTCGCCGGCTGCACCCTGATCGAGGAAGCCGACCCGGTTGCCTGCGCCACCCGGGCCGCCGCCCTGGTGCGGTCGGGCGAAGCCGAGGTGATCATGAAGGGAAGCCTGCACACCGACGAGCTCATGGGGGTGGTCGTGTCCCGGGAGGCAGGGCTGCGGACTCATCGGCGCATCAGCCACGTCTTCGTCATGGACGTGGCGGCCTACCCCAAACTGCTTCTCATCACGGACGCGGCCGTCAACATCGCACCGGGTCTCACCACCAAGCGCGACATCGTGCAGAACGCGGTCGGCGTGGCCCAGGTGATCGGCGTGGAAGTGCCCCGGGTCGCGCTGCTTTCGGCGGTGGAAACCGTCAACCCGGACATCCCGTCCACCGTGGAGGCGGCAGCGCTATGCAAAATGGCCGACCGCGGTCAGATCACCGGCGCGATCCTGGACGGCCCCCTGGCTTTCGACAACGCGATTTCCGCCGACGCAGCGAAGACCAAGGGCATCACCTCGCCGGTCTCCGGGCAGGCGGACGTACTAGTGGTCCCGAATCTGGAGGCGGGCAATATGCTCTACAAACAGTTGGTGTACCTCTCCGGGGCGCTGGCCGCGGGCGTGGTCGTCGGCGCCCGGGTCCCGGTCGTACTCACCAGCCGCGCCGACACCCCCGCCAGCCGCATCGCCTCCACCGCGGTCGCCTGTCTGCTCGCCCGTGCGCGAACAGCGCAGGCTGAGTAA
- the ssb gene encoding single-stranded DNA-binding protein, whose product MASVNKVILIGNLGADPEVRYLPSGEAVTNIRLATSETWKDKSGEKQERTEWHRVAFFGKLAEIAGEYLKKGSQVYVEGSLRTRKWQDKDGQDRYTTEIIAERMQMLGSRAGSFEPAGKEPAGGVSSSPAAAPTKTGSSFDDFEDDIPF is encoded by the coding sequence ATGGCGTCCGTGAACAAAGTCATCCTGATCGGCAACCTGGGTGCCGATCCCGAGGTACGGTACCTGCCAAGCGGCGAGGCGGTGACCAACATCCGGCTGGCCACCAGCGAGACGTGGAAAGACAAAAGCGGCGAGAAACAGGAGCGCACCGAGTGGCACCGCGTGGCGTTCTTCGGAAAACTGGCCGAAATCGCGGGCGAGTATCTCAAAAAGGGCAGTCAGGTGTATGTGGAAGGGAGCCTCCGCACCCGCAAGTGGCAGGACAAGGATGGCCAGGACCGTTACACCACCGAGATCATCGCCGAGCGCATGCAGATGCTGGGATCTCGAGCGGGCTCCTTCGAGCCCGCGGGCAAGGAGCCCGCGGGCGGCGTATCTTCTAGCCCCGCGGCCGCGCCGACGAAAACCGGCAGCAGCTTCGACGACTTCGAGGACGATATTCCCTTCTGA
- a CDS encoding MFS transporter, producing MQSPARHFTALERRATFGLASVYGLRMLGLFIILPVFALYAESLPGGRNPTLVGLALGVYGLTQALLQIPFGWLSDRIGRKPVIYLGLVLFAAGSFVAAAAPNVQWVIAGRALQGAGAISAAVMALAADLTREERRTQAMAVIGVSIGAAFALSLIVSAPLSRLIGVPGIFALTGVLALAAMGVVAWLVPTPGQSRFHSDAEARLGLVAAVAREPQLVRLNFGVFALHAVLMALWVAVPFALRRAGLAADHHWQVYLPVLLGSVLLMVPAIVYAERRAKLKQVFICAIVALVVAEATLALAGDSVLGVAAALLAFFAGFNILEASLPSLISKVAPVAAKGTAIGIYSSVQFLGTFAGGAAGGFLYGHYGAYALYGFCAMLLLAWLGVAAGMRQPPAVRTHMYPVPAMDQQKARGLAEQLARLPGVREALVLAAEGVAYIKADADGFDEQRALRLIGEMA from the coding sequence ATGCAGTCTCCCGCACGCCACTTCACCGCCCTCGAACGGCGGGCCACCTTCGGCCTTGCCAGCGTCTATGGACTGCGCATGCTGGGGCTGTTCATCATCCTGCCGGTATTCGCCCTGTATGCGGAAAGCCTGCCCGGCGGGAGGAATCCCACCCTGGTCGGCCTCGCGCTCGGCGTCTACGGCCTTACCCAGGCGCTGCTGCAGATCCCCTTCGGGTGGCTTTCCGACCGCATCGGGCGCAAGCCGGTCATTTACTTGGGCCTCGTGCTGTTTGCCGCCGGCAGCTTTGTGGCCGCTGCCGCGCCGAACGTGCAGTGGGTGATTGCGGGCCGGGCGCTGCAAGGGGCCGGCGCCATTTCCGCCGCCGTCATGGCCCTTGCCGCCGACCTCACCCGGGAAGAGCGTCGTACCCAGGCGATGGCGGTGATCGGCGTGAGCATCGGCGCCGCGTTCGCCCTCTCCTTGATCGTCTCCGCTCCCTTGAGCCGCCTGATCGGCGTGCCGGGCATCTTCGCGCTGACTGGCGTGCTGGCGCTGGCTGCCATGGGGGTGGTGGCGTGGCTCGTGCCGACCCCAGGCCAGAGCCGCTTTCACAGCGATGCCGAGGCACGGCTGGGGTTGGTGGCCGCCGTCGCACGCGAGCCGCAGCTCGTGCGGCTCAATTTCGGGGTGTTCGCCCTGCACGCCGTTCTGATGGCCCTCTGGGTGGCGGTTCCGTTTGCCCTCCGACGCGCCGGCCTCGCGGCCGACCATCACTGGCAGGTGTATCTCCCGGTGCTGCTGGGATCGGTGCTGCTCATGGTGCCGGCCATCGTGTACGCAGAGCGCCGGGCGAAGCTCAAGCAGGTGTTCATCTGCGCCATCGTTGCCCTCGTGGTGGCGGAGGCGACACTCGCGCTCGCGGGCGACTCGGTCTTGGGCGTCGCTGCGGCGCTGCTGGCGTTTTTCGCAGGATTCAATATCCTGGAGGCGAGCCTACCGTCTCTTATTAGCAAGGTGGCGCCGGTGGCGGCGAAGGGTACCGCCATCGGGATCTACAGCAGCGTGCAATTCCTGGGCACGTTCGCCGGAGGTGCGGCAGGGGGCTTCCTTTACGGCCACTACGGCGCCTATGCGCTCTACGGCTTCTGCGCTATGCTGTTGCTGGCCTGGCTCGGCGTGGCGGCGGGCATGCGGCAACCGCCGGCGGTGCGAACCCACATGTATCCCGTCCCCGCGATGGACCAGCAGAAGGCCCGGGGGTTGGCAGAGCAGTTGGCAAGGCTTCCGGGCGTTCGGGAGGCGCTGGTGCTCGCCGCGGAAGGGGTGGCCTATATCAAGGCAGATGCCGACGGTTTCGATGAGCAGCGCGCTCTTCGACTGATCGGGGAAATGGCATAG
- the uvrA gene encoding excinuclease ABC subunit UvrA has product MDFIRIRGARTHNLKNIHVDLPRNRLVVITGLSGSGKSSLAFDTLYAEGQRRYVESLSAYARQFLELMEKPDVDLIEGLSPAISIEQKSASQNPRSTVGTVTEIHDYLRLLFARAGDPHCPAHGIVLQAQSVSQMVDHVLELPEGTRLMILAPAVVGRRGEQADLFDELRAQGFVRVRVDGKVYEVEALPKLAKNRKHTVEVVVDRLRIGPDAKQRLAESFETALRHSDGRVLAVEMDSGREHLFSARFACPVCSYSLPELEPRLFSFNNPMGACPACDGLGQITFFDPKRVVAFPHLSLGAGAIRGWDRRNQFYYQMLTSLAKHYGFDIEQPFEELPEAAQKVILYGSGNERVRFTYLGEKGQRYQREHPFEGIIPNLERRYRETDSAVVREELAKYLNTRVCPQCQGTRLRLEARHVRVAGRTIYELSSMPLKEAQAFFESLKLPGAKQAIADKIVKEIANRLQFLNNVGLDYLTLDRSADTLSGGEAQRIRLASQIGSGLTGVMYVLDEPSIGLHQRDNDRLLATLKRLRDLGNTVIVVEHDREAILCADYVVDMGPGAGEHGGQVVAQGPPAAIVAAEASLTGQYLSGKRTIAVPKQRRRPHTERWLRLVGATGNNLKGITLNVPVGLFVCVTGVSGSGKSTLINDTLYNAVARALYGSGLEPAPYERIEGLDYFDKVVNVDQSPIGRTPRSNPATYTGVFTPIRELFAQVPEARARGYGPGRFSFNVKGGRCEACQGDGMLKVEMHFLPDVYVQCDVCHGRRYNRETLEIRYKGKTIHEVLEMNVEQAYEFFRPVPAIARKLQTLLDVGLGYMSLGQSATTLSGGEAQRVKLALELSKRDTGRTLYILDEPTTGLHFHDIDLLLKVLHRLRDHGNTVVVIEHNLEVIKTADWIVDLGPEGGDGGGRIVAEGPPEFVATVPESFTGQYLSRILTPLTRSP; this is encoded by the coding sequence ATGGATTTCATTCGGATCCGCGGGGCGCGCACGCACAACCTCAAAAACATCCACGTCGACTTGCCACGCAACCGGCTGGTGGTGATCACCGGCCTTTCCGGCTCCGGCAAATCGTCCCTCGCCTTCGACACGCTCTACGCCGAAGGGCAGCGCCGCTACGTGGAATCGCTGTCAGCTTACGCCCGGCAGTTTCTCGAGCTCATGGAAAAGCCGGACGTGGATCTGATCGAGGGCCTCTCCCCCGCCATCTCCATCGAGCAGAAATCGGCCTCCCAGAATCCTCGCTCCACCGTCGGCACAGTCACCGAGATTCACGATTACCTGCGCCTGCTGTTCGCCCGCGCCGGCGATCCCCATTGTCCGGCGCACGGCATCGTGCTCCAGGCCCAAAGTGTAAGCCAAATGGTGGACCACGTGCTTGAGCTGCCGGAAGGCACCCGGCTCATGATCTTGGCGCCGGCGGTGGTGGGCCGTCGGGGCGAACAGGCGGATCTGTTCGACGAGCTGCGCGCCCAAGGTTTCGTGCGGGTGCGTGTCGACGGGAAGGTCTACGAGGTGGAGGCGCTGCCGAAGCTGGCCAAGAACCGCAAGCACACCGTGGAAGTGGTGGTGGACCGCCTCAGAATCGGGCCCGACGCCAAGCAGCGCCTGGCGGAGTCTTTCGAGACGGCCCTGCGCCATTCCGATGGGCGCGTCTTGGCAGTCGAGATGGACTCCGGCCGCGAACACCTGTTCTCGGCCCGTTTCGCCTGTCCGGTCTGCAGCTACTCGCTGCCGGAGTTGGAACCCCGGCTGTTCTCCTTCAACAACCCCATGGGCGCCTGCCCCGCGTGCGACGGGCTCGGACAAATCACGTTTTTCGACCCGAAGCGGGTGGTGGCGTTTCCCCACCTGTCCCTCGGCGCCGGGGCGATCCGCGGCTGGGACCGGCGCAACCAGTTCTACTACCAGATGCTGACGAGTCTCGCCAAGCACTACGGCTTCGACATCGAGCAGCCTTTCGAGGAGCTGCCGGAAGCGGCGCAGAAAGTGATCCTCTACGGCTCCGGCAACGAACGCGTCCGCTTCACCTACCTGGGGGAGAAAGGCCAGCGCTATCAGCGGGAACATCCTTTCGAAGGCATTATCCCGAACCTGGAGCGGCGCTACCGGGAAACCGACTCGGCGGTGGTGCGCGAGGAGCTGGCCAAGTACCTCAACACCCGGGTCTGCCCGCAGTGCCAGGGAACGCGGCTGCGGCTGGAGGCGCGGCACGTGCGGGTGGCGGGCCGCACCATCTATGAGCTCTCTTCCATGCCGCTCAAGGAGGCACAAGCATTCTTCGAAAGCTTAAAGCTTCCGGGGGCCAAACAGGCCATCGCCGACAAAATCGTCAAGGAGATCGCGAACCGGCTGCAGTTCCTGAATAACGTGGGCCTGGACTATCTCACCCTGGATCGGTCCGCCGACACGCTCTCCGGAGGCGAGGCCCAGCGCATCCGCCTCGCCTCTCAGATCGGCTCCGGGCTCACGGGCGTCATGTACGTACTGGACGAGCCGTCCATCGGGTTGCATCAGCGCGACAACGACCGGCTGCTCGCCACGCTCAAGCGCCTGCGCGACCTGGGGAACACCGTGATCGTGGTGGAGCACGACCGGGAGGCGATTCTGTGCGCCGATTATGTGGTGGACATGGGCCCGGGCGCCGGCGAGCACGGCGGGCAGGTGGTGGCTCAGGGACCGCCAGCCGCCATTGTCGCTGCGGAAGCCTCCCTCACCGGGCAATATCTCTCGGGCAAGCGGACCATCGCCGTTCCCAAACAGCGTCGCCGCCCCCACACGGAGCGCTGGCTGCGGCTGGTCGGGGCCACTGGAAACAACCTGAAAGGCATCACCCTGAACGTTCCGGTGGGCCTGTTCGTGTGCGTGACGGGTGTCTCCGGCTCCGGCAAGTCGACCCTCATCAACGACACCCTCTACAATGCCGTGGCACGCGCGCTGTACGGCTCGGGCCTAGAGCCGGCACCGTACGAGCGCATTGAAGGTCTCGACTACTTCGACAAGGTGGTCAACGTGGACCAGAGCCCGATCGGGCGCACCCCGCGCTCCAATCCGGCCACTTACACCGGCGTGTTCACGCCTATTCGCGAGCTGTTCGCCCAGGTGCCGGAAGCGCGAGCACGGGGCTACGGGCCCGGGCGGTTCTCGTTCAACGTGAAAGGGGGGCGGTGCGAAGCGTGCCAGGGCGACGGCATGCTCAAGGTGGAAATGCACTTCCTGCCCGACGTCTACGTGCAGTGCGACGTCTGCCACGGCCGGCGCTACAACCGGGAGACGCTGGAGATCCGCTACAAGGGAAAGACCATCCACGAAGTCCTGGAGATGAACGTGGAGCAGGCTTACGAATTCTTTCGTCCCGTGCCCGCCATCGCCCGAAAGTTGCAGACCCTGCTCGACGTGGGGCTGGGATACATGTCTCTCGGACAGTCGGCGACCACGCTCTCCGGCGGCGAGGCGCAACGGGTCAAGCTGGCCTTGGAGCTTTCCAAGCGCGACACCGGGCGCACCCTCTATATCTTGGACGAGCCGACCACGGGGCTCCATTTCCACGACATCGACCTGCTGCTCAAGGTACTGCACCGGCTGCGCGATCATGGCAACACCGTCGTCGTCATCGAGCACAACTTGGAAGTGATCAAGACCGCCGACTGGATCGTGGACTTGGGGCCGGAAGGCGGCGACGGCGGCGGACGCATCGTCGCCGAGGGCCCGCCGGAGTTCGTGGCGACAGTCCCGGAAAGTTTCACCGGACAGTATCTGAGCCGCATACTCACCCCTCTGACGAGGAGCCCATGA